One window of the Gemmatimonadota bacterium genome contains the following:
- a CDS encoding Hsp20/alpha crystallin family protein, with product MRITRYDPYNALACWRRDMGRLFGNGLRAVNEDFASGEGDWTPAIDIREIDNGYVLRADLPGVLRDDVEITMDKNVLTIRGKREVAESADDGKVLRSERISGSYCRRLTLPATIDRDGISAKYENGILEVTLPKGAEAQPRKIAVGG from the coding sequence ATGAGAATCACTCGTTACGACCCCTACAACGCTCTCGCGTGCTGGCGGCGCGACATGGGCCGCCTGTTCGGCAACGGCCTGCGCGCGGTCAACGAAGACTTTGCGTCCGGCGAGGGCGACTGGACCCCCGCCATCGACATCCGCGAGATCGACAACGGCTACGTGCTCCGGGCCGACCTGCCCGGCGTGCTGCGCGACGACGTGGAGATCACCATGGACAAGAACGTGCTGACCATCCGCGGCAAGCGCGAAGTGGCCGAATCCGCCGACGACGGCAAGGTACTGCGCAGCGAGCGCATCAGCGGCAGCTACTGCCGGCGCCTGACGCTGCCGGCCACGATCGACAGGGACGGCATCTCCGCAAAGTACGAGAACGGCATTCTGGAGGTCACGCTTCCCAAGGGAGCCGAAGCCCAGCCGCGCAAGATCGCCGTCGGCGGCTGA
- a CDS encoding class I SAM-dependent methyltransferase, translated as MAERSEEALSWSNFWQAELSRAFAADEAQERALQKHWTAACSSWNTKDRVLDIGCGNGALALSLAADARESGRTFSYTGLDQADISPPSHSDFEPLDVVLRDNTPAETARLPDSGFERVISQYGFEYCDRKAVSAKIASWLVPDGTLSLLVHSQDSQLTAEVRYTLEQFRMAEESALLVLVARLLSRLHQLGGAEKGDRQARAMRELINSTCQELTDKAEPMPNPYFLRNFVSVCLGFFSSDRSHIPHDVRLENVFEFSKQLLFQKTRLEQQQRAALSESEIDESVTYLERLGLSCGRREAFVFNDEHFGFSLEFAKR; from the coding sequence ATGGCTGAACGGTCTGAAGAGGCGCTGTCCTGGAGCAATTTCTGGCAGGCGGAACTCAGCAGGGCTTTTGCCGCGGACGAAGCGCAGGAACGGGCGCTGCAGAAACACTGGACGGCTGCGTGCAGTAGCTGGAACACAAAGGACCGGGTTCTGGACATCGGCTGCGGCAACGGCGCGCTGGCCCTGTCCCTAGCCGCTGACGCTAGGGAATCCGGCAGGACGTTCAGCTACACCGGGCTGGATCAGGCGGACATCAGCCCGCCTTCGCATTCGGATTTCGAGCCATTGGACGTGGTTCTTCGCGACAACACCCCGGCCGAAACCGCACGGCTGCCCGATTCAGGCTTCGAGCGGGTGATCAGCCAGTACGGCTTCGAGTACTGCGACCGCAAGGCCGTGAGCGCGAAAATCGCATCCTGGCTGGTTCCCGACGGAACGCTGTCGCTACTGGTTCACAGCCAGGATTCCCAGTTGACGGCGGAGGTCAGGTATACCCTCGAACAGTTCCGCATGGCCGAGGAGTCCGCGCTGCTGGTATTGGTCGCCCGGCTGCTGTCGCGGCTTCATCAACTCGGCGGCGCCGAAAAAGGGGACCGGCAGGCCAGGGCGATGCGTGAGCTGATCAACAGCACCTGCCAGGAGTTGACCGACAAGGCCGAGCCCATGCCCAATCCCTATTTCCTACGCAACTTCGTAAGTGTCTGCCTGGGGTTCTTTTCCTCCGATCGATCCCACATTCCGCACGATGTCCGCCTGGAGAACGTCTTCGAGTTTTCGAAGCAGCTCCTTTTTCAAAAAACCCGACTGGAGCAACAGCAGCGCGCCGCTCTCTCCGAAAGCGAAATCGACGAATCGGTGACGTACCTTGAAAGACTGGGACTGAGTTGCGGGCGACGGGAGGCTTTCGTATTCAACGACGAGCATTTCGGTTTCTCGCTGGAGTTCGCCAAGCGCTGA
- a CDS encoding putative 2OG-Fe(II) oxygenase: protein SLVLCVDNGHRAPCPEEEQSGCLVFSDPRSTASMYLDRFNRRQHRDVSFDGAKYFLQNGDLLIFPSFVKHHVTPYRGDDRRITVAANFWADLEYG, encoded by the coding sequence GGAGCCTGGTCCTGTGTGTCGACAACGGCCACCGGGCCCCCTGTCCCGAGGAAGAGCAATCGGGTTGCCTGGTTTTCTCAGACCCCAGGTCCACCGCCTCCATGTACCTTGACCGTTTCAACCGTCGGCAACATCGGGACGTTTCGTTCGATGGCGCGAAATACTTTCTCCAGAACGGCGACCTGCTGATCTTTCCCTCTTTCGTAAAACACCATGTGACGCCCTACCGGGGCGATGACCGGCGGATCACCGTGGCGGCCAATTTCTGGGCGGACCTGGAGTATGGCTGA